Proteins found in one Campylobacter suis genomic segment:
- the nusB gene encoding transcription antitermination factor NusB, with protein MATRHQARQAVVSLLYSHEMSGVSEEFLEEFLNERKIRNERREDVVRAFNEILAKKDAIDRKLKEYLKDGDIEKVGVVERNILRLGVYEMTLGEADTAVIINEAVELAKELTSDTSPRFINGVLGAIKASK; from the coding sequence ATGGCAACAAGACATCAAGCACGCCAAGCCGTTGTATCACTGCTATACTCACATGAAATGAGCGGTGTTAGTGAGGAATTTTTAGAGGAATTTTTAAATGAAAGAAAGATACGCAATGAACGCCGAGAGGATGTGGTTCGCGCATTTAATGAAATTTTAGCCAAAAAAGATGCGATAGATCGCAAACTAAAAGAGTATCTAAAAGATGGCGATATCGAAAAAGTAGGTGTTGTTGAGCGTAACATACTAAGACTTGGTGTCTATGAGATGACGCTGGGAGAAGCAGATACGGCAGTCATCATCAACGAAGCTGTTGAGCTTGCAAAAGAGCTAACAAGTGATACATCTCCTAGGTTTATTAATGGTGTTTTAGGTGCGATAAAGGCTAGCAAGTGA
- the ribH gene encoding 6,7-dimethyl-8-ribityllumazine synthase has translation MNIIEGNLALTGKEKVAIINARFNHIITDRLVEGARDAFLRHGGDEKNLSLILVPGAFEIPMALQKALESGKFDAVCCVGAVIRGSTPHFDYVSAETTKGIANVTLKYGLPVTFGVLTVDSIEQAIERAGSKAGNKGFEAMTGVIEMLSLYRNLKA, from the coding sequence ATGAACATAATTGAGGGAAATTTAGCCCTAACGGGTAAGGAAAAAGTGGCGATCATAAACGCTAGGTTTAACCACATCATCACAGATCGTTTGGTAGAGGGCGCAAGAGACGCGTTTTTACGCCACGGTGGCGATGAGAAAAACTTAAGCCTTATTTTAGTACCTGGTGCGTTTGAGATACCAATGGCGTTACAAAAGGCACTTGAGAGCGGTAAATTTGACGCGGTTTGCTGTGTGGGTGCGGTGATTCGCGGATCAACTCCACACTTTGACTACGTTTCAGCAGAAACCACAAAAGGCATAGCAAATGTAACGCTAAAATATGGCCTTCCAGTAACATTTGGCGTGCTAACGGTCGATAGTATCGAGCAAGCTATCGAGCGTGCGGGCAGTAAGGCTGGAAACAAGGGTTTTGAAGCGATGACTGGCGTTATAGAAATGCTAAGTCTTTATAGAAATTTAAAGGCATAA
- the kdsA gene encoding 3-deoxy-8-phosphooctulonate synthase: MILIAGPCAIESEELVMAVAERLVKFNEDSRIDFYFKSSFDKANRTSISSFRGPGLEKGCEILARVKEKFGFKIVTDIHESYQATPVGEVADVVQIPAFLCRQTDLLVAAAKTKAVVNIKKGQFLAASAMKHSVKKVLETRGVSGEGYEAARQNGVWLCERGSTFGYGNLVVDMRNLVLMREFAPVIFDATHSVQMPSALGEKSGGDARFVPYLARAAASVGVDGFFYETHINPCEALCDGPNMLTLDELDKVVKQTMDIENLIKG; the protein is encoded by the coding sequence ATGATACTAATAGCAGGACCGTGCGCGATAGAGAGTGAAGAGCTTGTGATGGCAGTCGCTGAGCGGTTAGTGAAATTTAATGAAGATAGCAGAATAGATTTTTATTTTAAAAGCAGTTTTGATAAGGCAAATCGCACGAGCATTAGCTCATTTCGCGGCCCTGGGTTAGAAAAAGGCTGTGAAATTTTAGCCCGTGTGAAGGAAAAATTTGGCTTTAAGATAGTTACTGACATTCACGAAAGCTATCAAGCCACGCCCGTGGGCGAGGTGGCTGATGTGGTGCAAATCCCTGCGTTTTTGTGCCGTCAGACTGACTTGCTTGTAGCAGCTGCAAAGACAAAAGCGGTTGTAAATATCAAAAAAGGGCAGTTTTTAGCAGCATCGGCGATGAAACACAGCGTAAAAAAAGTGCTTGAAACGCGTGGCGTAAGTGGCGAGGGCTATGAAGCGGCTAGGCAAAACGGCGTTTGGCTATGTGAGAGAGGAAGTACGTTTGGGTATGGAAATTTAGTCGTAGATATGCGAAATTTAGTGCTTATGCGTGAGTTTGCCCCGGTCATTTTTGACGCAACGCATAGCGTGCAAATGCCATCAGCTTTAGGCGAAAAAAGTGGCGGGGATGCTAGATTTGTGCCTTATCTTGCAAGAGCTGCTGCAAGTGTTGGCGTGGATGGATTTTTTTATGAAACGCACATAAATCCTTGCGAGGCACTATGTGATGGGCCAAATATGCTCACGCTTGATGAGCTTGACAAAGTAGTCAAACAGACTATGGATATAGAAAATTTAATAAAAGGATAA
- a CDS encoding DMT family transporter, with protein MQLRRFILRHLGIYYMVIASILFATTGAFAKVLSAYMPSIEVVFFRNLIGLFLVLYLLAKHKPHNKGGKFWLLMFRGFIGTMALFAFFYNIAHISLGAAFTFSKTSPIFTAIISALVFKEALSRKGWGAICLGFVGILFIIQPNLGISKTDIIGIWSGVGAALAYTSVRELNRSYDAKTIVLSFMAWGSALPVLFMIMAEFVQYEPLDFLLSKFIAPSLKSWILIACMGIAGYYFQIYLTKSYAVAKKAGIVATVSYLDVVFTIIIGVLLGDSLPNLAAFFGIMLVILSGIIVVREK; from the coding sequence TTGCAACTTCGACGATTTATTTTACGCCACTTGGGTATTTACTATATGGTTATCGCTTCGATTTTATTTGCGACAACTGGGGCATTTGCGAAGGTTTTAAGTGCCTATATGCCAAGTATTGAGGTGGTGTTTTTTAGAAATTTGATTGGACTTTTTTTAGTTCTTTACCTACTTGCAAAACACAAGCCACATAACAAGGGTGGGAAATTTTGGCTGCTAATGTTTCGTGGGTTTATTGGGACTATGGCGCTTTTTGCCTTTTTTTATAATATCGCTCACATAAGCCTTGGTGCAGCTTTTACTTTTTCAAAAACTAGCCCTATTTTTACAGCTATAATCTCAGCACTTGTGTTTAAAGAGGCTTTAAGCCGAAAAGGATGGGGCGCGATATGTCTTGGATTTGTTGGAATTTTATTTATCATACAGCCAAATTTAGGTATCAGCAAAACTGACATCATAGGCATTTGGAGCGGTGTAGGTGCAGCACTTGCTTACACAAGCGTAAGGGAGCTAAACCGAAGTTATGATGCAAAAACCATCGTGCTTAGCTTTATGGCGTGGGGGTCGGCACTGCCTGTTTTGTTTATGATAATGGCTGAGTTTGTACAGTATGAGCCACTTGATTTTTTGCTTTCAAAATTTATAGCTCCGAGCCTTAAATCCTGGATTTTGATAGCTTGTATGGGCATTGCCGGGTATTATTTTCAAATTTATCTTACCAAGTCTTATGCTGTGGCAAAAAAGGCTGGCATAGTAGCAACTGTAAGCTATCTGGATGTCGTTTTTACGATAATAATTGGAGTTTTATTGGGCGATAGTTTGCCAAATTTAGCGGCATTTTTTGGTATAATGTTAGTTATTTTAAGTGGAATAATTGTAGTAAGGGAAAAATAA
- a CDS encoding desulfoferrodoxin family protein produces MKRRDALKAIVAAGVAVSSVSAYDEKLITNKNDITPKDPQNLTEFEAKHLPDIMVKDADAKGFTLVEVTVGQKEIIHPSEAKHWIYEIELFADDKLISKASLEPEISRGFLSARVNLKDVKTLKAIARCNLHGNFTHTITL; encoded by the coding sequence ATGAAAAGAAGAGATGCGTTAAAAGCTATAGTTGCTGCTGGTGTAGCGGTTAGTTCAGTTAGTGCGTATGATGAGAAGCTCATTACAAACAAAAACGACATAACACCAAAAGACCCACAAAATTTAACAGAATTTGAAGCAAAGCACCTACCTGACATAATGGTAAAAGATGCTGACGCAAAGGGCTTTACTCTTGTTGAAGTGACAGTCGGACAAAAAGAGATTATCCACCCAAGCGAAGCAAAGCACTGGATCTATGAGATCGAGCTTTTTGCAGATGACAAGCTTATCAGCAAAGCTTCACTTGAGCCTGAAATTTCTCGTGGCTTCTTAAGTGCAAGAGTTAATCTAAAAGATGTAAAAACACTAAAAGCCATCGCTCGCTGTAACTTGCATGGTAACTTTACACACACTATAACACTATAA
- the der gene encoding ribosome biogenesis GTPase Der: protein MQKVILVGKPNVGKSSLFNRLARQRIAITSDIAGTTRDTNKAVVNLDGREFLLIDSGGLDDSSELFRNVKAKTLNEVKNSDIIIYMVDGKMLPDDEDRALFYKLLKLKKPTALVINKVDSKKDEQRAWEFAQFGAKVVFSISVSHATGVDELTQWIEKFLQAPKIVADESEDFDEFLQEFNDEGELDLDKKEIDYENKNIKVGIIGRVNVGKSSLLNALVKDARAVVSDIAGTTIDPVNEIYEHEGRVYEFVDTAGIRRRGKIEGIERYALNRTEKILENTDVALLVLDSSEPLNELDERIGGLASKFELATIIVLNKWDKSEWEFDKLVFEIRDRFKFLAYAPVISVSALGGKRVHKIYSLINEVYANFTQKLQTSKLNDVIGEATKIHPIPRDKGKSVKIYYAVQFGFAPPKIALVMNKPKCLHFSYKRYLNNKLREAFKLDGSPVVLIPRGRNSQQESENEE, encoded by the coding sequence GTGCAAAAAGTTATATTAGTTGGAAAACCAAATGTGGGGAAAAGCTCGCTTTTTAACCGCTTGGCTCGTCAGCGTATCGCCATCACAAGCGACATAGCAGGAACTACTCGTGACACAAATAAAGCCGTTGTAAATTTGGACGGACGAGAGTTTTTGCTTATTGATAGTGGCGGGCTTGATGATAGTAGTGAACTTTTTCGTAATGTCAAGGCTAAGACATTAAATGAAGTTAAAAACTCAGACATCATCATCTATATGGTTGATGGCAAGATGTTGCCAGATGATGAGGATAGAGCGCTGTTTTACAAGCTTTTGAAGCTTAAAAAGCCAACCGCTCTTGTTATAAATAAAGTTGATAGCAAAAAAGATGAGCAGCGAGCGTGGGAATTTGCTCAGTTTGGTGCAAAAGTCGTGTTTTCAATCTCTGTAAGTCATGCTACAGGGGTTGATGAGCTGACGCAGTGGATTGAAAAATTTTTACAAGCTCCTAAGATCGTAGCCGATGAGAGTGAGGATTTTGATGAGTTTTTGCAGGAATTTAACGATGAGGGTGAGCTAGATCTTGACAAAAAAGAGATAGATTACGAAAATAAAAATATAAAAGTTGGTATCATCGGACGAGTAAATGTCGGAAAATCAAGCCTTTTAAATGCTCTTGTAAAAGACGCTAGAGCCGTCGTGAGCGATATAGCTGGCACCACGATAGACCCAGTAAATGAAATTTACGAACACGAAGGACGCGTGTATGAGTTTGTCGATACCGCGGGCATTCGCCGTCGTGGCAAGATAGAAGGTATCGAGCGATACGCACTAAATCGGACTGAGAAAATTTTAGAAAATACAGATGTTGCATTGCTTGTGCTTGATAGTTCTGAGCCACTAAACGAGCTTGATGAGCGTATCGGCGGGCTTGCGAGTAAATTTGAGCTGGCTACGATAATCGTGCTAAATAAGTGGGATAAAAGTGAGTGGGAGTTTGACAAGCTAGTTTTTGAGATAAGGGATAGGTTTAAATTCCTAGCTTATGCACCAGTTATAAGTGTGAGCGCACTTGGTGGTAAAAGGGTGCATAAAATTTATAGTCTTATTAATGAAGTCTATGCAAATTTTACTCAAAAGCTACAAACTTCAAAACTAAATGATGTCATTGGCGAAGCGACTAAAATCCACCCGATACCGCGTGACAAGGGCAAGAGCGTTAAAATTTACTACGCCGTGCAGTTTGGCTTTGCACCACCTAAAATCGCCCTTGTGATGAATAAACCAAAGTGCTTGCATTTTAGCTACAAGCGCTACTTAAATAACAAACTTCGCGAAGCATTTAAGCTAGATGGAAGCCCTGTGGTGCTAATCCCTCGCGGGCGAAATTCACAACAGGAGAGCGAAAATGAAGAGTAG
- a CDS encoding shikimate kinase produces the protein MKSSHNIVLIGFMGAGKGSVARELAQNLDRFNVDTDDMIESSLNMKIREIFSEFGETHFRALEKNLAKFLAKNLKNAIISTGGGFAMVKGLNKIGKVIYLKASFDCIIERMRNSENAEKKFAKRPLLNDLDKARELHKSREKIYEKKADIIINVENKTIKQIAKEIKKILNKEKD, from the coding sequence ATGAAGAGTAGCCACAATATCGTACTTATAGGATTTATGGGTGCTGGCAAGGGTAGCGTAGCGCGTGAGCTAGCGCAAAATTTGGATAGGTTTAATGTTGATACTGATGATATGATAGAAAGCTCGCTAAATATGAAGATTAGGGAAATTTTCAGTGAGTTTGGTGAGACGCATTTTAGGGCATTGGAGAAGAATTTGGCCAAATTTTTAGCTAAAAATTTAAAAAATGCTATCATTTCAACTGGCGGTGGCTTTGCGATGGTTAAGGGGTTAAATAAGATCGGTAAAGTCATATATTTAAAGGCGAGCTTTGACTGCATTATAGAGCGCATGAGAAACAGCGAAAATGCTGAGAAAAAATTTGCCAAAAGGCCACTTTTAAACGACTTAGACAAGGCTAGAGAGCTACATAAAAGTCGTGAAAAAATTTATGAAAAAAAGGCCGACATCATCATAAATGTCGAAAATAAAACGATAAAACAAATCGCAAAAGAGATCAAAAAAATATTAAACAAGGAAAAAGATTGA
- the trpS gene encoding tryptophan--tRNA ligase, whose product MRVLTGLQPSGKLHLGNYFASIKQMVDAQNDSEMFIFIANYHAMTSVSEAKILRQNTLEAAAAFLALGIDPEKSTFWVQSDVKEVLELYWVLSQYTPMGLLERAHSYKDKTAKGINANHGLFSYPVLMAADILLFGADVVPVGKDQIQHVEIARDIAIKFNNEHGEILNLPSHKVAENVATVPGTDGAKMSKSYGNTIEIFSDAKSLKKQISSIVTDATPLEEPKQWQNCNVYNIAKLFLDESGQRALQERYERGGEGHGHFKMYLNELVWEHFKDAREKFEYYCNNPKEVEQILSQGAKKAQKIAMPIIQNVRTATGIY is encoded by the coding sequence TTGAGAGTATTAACAGGGCTTCAGCCAAGCGGGAAATTGCACTTAGGAAACTATTTTGCTTCGATTAAACAGATGGTGGATGCACAAAATGATAGCGAGATGTTTATCTTTATCGCAAACTACCACGCGATGACCTCGGTGAGCGAGGCGAAAATTTTACGCCAAAATACGCTTGAAGCAGCAGCTGCGTTTTTAGCACTAGGAATTGATCCCGAAAAATCGACATTTTGGGTGCAAAGCGATGTCAAAGAGGTGCTTGAGCTTTACTGGGTGCTAAGCCAATACACCCCGATGGGACTACTTGAGCGCGCCCACAGCTACAAGGATAAAACCGCAAAAGGCATAAATGCAAATCACGGGCTTTTTAGCTATCCAGTGCTGATGGCGGCTGATATTTTGCTATTTGGCGCTGATGTTGTGCCTGTCGGCAAGGATCAGATCCAGCACGTTGAGATCGCTCGCGACATTGCGATAAAGTTTAACAACGAGCATGGAGAAATTTTAAACCTACCATCTCACAAGGTCGCTGAAAATGTCGCTACAGTACCCGGAACTGATGGTGCAAAAATGAGTAAAAGCTATGGCAATACGATAGAAATTTTTAGCGATGCAAAGAGCTTAAAAAAGCAAATCTCATCTATCGTAACTGATGCGACACCGCTTGAAGAGCCAAAACAGTGGCAAAACTGCAACGTCTATAACATCGCAAAGCTGTTTTTGGATGAGAGCGGACAAAGGGCGTTGCAAGAGCGATACGAGCGAGGCGGCGAGGGGCATGGACATTTTAAAATGTATCTAAACGAGCTTGTTTGGGAGCATTTTAAGGACGCAAGAGAGAAATTTGAATACTACTGCAATAATCCAAAAGAGGTCGAGCAAATTTTAAGCCAAGGAGCCAAGAAAGCCCAAAAAATCGCCATGCCTATAATTCAAAATGTAAGAACTGCAACTGGGATATACTAA
- the serS gene encoding serine--tRNA ligase: MINLKLLESNYDEFVAKLRGKKINEEILANLLDTFNTLKKERQELETLQSVQNAKSKELGILARSGGDVSALKDELSANKELVAKASEVVRKLETKLDNIASNVPNITDDDVPFGADEDDNVCLKTVLEPAKFDFTPKEHFELGEALGWLDFERGAKISGSRFTILRGDGARLSRALVNYMIDFNSARGFELVNVPFLVSSNTLYGTGQLPKFEEDLYKVRDEDLYLIPTSEVPVTNIYNNEIIPAENLPIKMTCYSACFRQEAGSAGRDTRGMIRQHQFEKVELVSITKPEQSEQVLDEMIACASDLLTSLGLPHRHMLLCSGDLGFSAAKTVDLEVWLPGQGKYREISSISNTRDFQARRAKIRFKEDKKNALVHTLNGSSLAVGRTLIAIMENYQQKDGSIAIPEVLKRYM; encoded by the coding sequence ATGATAAACTTAAAACTACTTGAAAGCAATTATGATGAATTTGTCGCAAAACTGCGTGGCAAGAAGATAAATGAAGAAATTTTAGCAAATTTACTAGACACTTTTAACACCTTAAAAAAGGAGCGCCAGGAGCTTGAAACCTTGCAATCAGTGCAAAATGCAAAAAGCAAGGAGCTTGGAATTTTAGCTAGAAGTGGCGGTGATGTAAGCGCGCTAAAAGATGAGCTAAGTGCGAACAAAGAACTTGTAGCAAAGGCTAGCGAGGTGGTGCGAAAGCTAGAAACTAAGCTTGATAACATCGCTTCAAATGTGCCAAATATCACCGATGATGATGTTCCGTTTGGGGCTGATGAAGATGATAATGTCTGCCTTAAAACCGTGCTAGAGCCAGCAAAATTTGACTTTACGCCAAAGGAGCATTTTGAGCTTGGTGAGGCGCTTGGATGGCTTGACTTTGAGCGAGGGGCGAAAATTTCAGGATCGAGATTTACGATTTTACGAGGAGATGGTGCAAGGCTTAGCAGAGCACTTGTGAATTACATGATCGACTTTAACAGTGCGCGTGGCTTTGAGCTTGTGAATGTGCCATTTTTAGTTAGCTCAAACACTCTCTATGGCACTGGACAGCTACCAAAATTTGAAGAGGATCTTTACAAGGTGCGAGATGAAGATCTATATCTCATACCAACAAGCGAAGTGCCAGTAACAAACATCTATAATAACGAGATAATCCCAGCCGAAAACCTACCTATCAAGATGACTTGCTACTCTGCGTGCTTTCGCCAAGAAGCAGGATCTGCAGGACGTGACACGCGCGGTATGATACGCCAGCACCAGTTTGAAAAGGTCGAGCTTGTAAGTATAACAAAGCCAGAGCAAAGCGAGCAAGTTTTAGACGAGATGATAGCGTGCGCGAGCGACTTACTCACATCGCTTGGCTTACCGCACCGCCATATGCTACTTTGTAGTGGCGATCTTGGATTTAGTGCGGCAAAGACGGTCGATCTTGAAGTTTGGCTACCAGGACAGGGCAAATACCGCGAGATAAGCTCTATCTCAAACACGAGAGATTTTCAAGCAAGACGGGCTAAAATTCGCTTCAAAGAGGATAAAAAAAATGCCTTAGTGCATACTCTAAATGGCTCAAGTCTAGCTGTTGGAAGAACCCTTATCGCTATTATGGAAAACTACCAGCAAAAAGATGGCTCTATAGCAATCCCAGAAGTGCTTAAAAGGTATATGTAG
- a CDS encoding tetratricopeptide repeat protein, which yields MAENNEEEVLVLRPPGEALDDDGAKSEEIVSLDELTAQQEEQPEDQVVIEPPKKGLDKKKIMIFGGIGLLVLLIIVILLVVLLKKDKSKDGVGELIQRIEERPKTQDFGASKIDDMINKANLLYEKGDKFEALKIYESIAAYNQALSNYNLGVSQMKQENFKDAVGSFAKAIANRENTSVSAINAAVCSLELGDEQQFDYYIDLAHSFLQNETSSPLYHYYYALIHYYKGNYIEALHALEHPSSEYYKDRYDYLAAKILTALGRNEDAIKRLEKQDSLNSNITLAQLYANEAKFDKARDYLAKAVKNTTQPDLIKMTAAIIDLKTGFYADAANFIGEVKDVNASLPSSIYKIKARLSPELFDVNMAQAHFKDDMFFNKTRRYETLFYFAPYKVFDAKQTMNQIRKGGVSLFLDDTNGASGYLQNSLNVSEVNSKLSSAIAKALNYELKAANAEFSILAQTYPEHSILQYNLALTYAQLGNFSLAAKHFLTSYHLDQNNYLAGIFHIISTDVTNSLNPKFIEAISENLESQNNIPNENLYAALLALVNSNQASMIRYLEEQKEDTTLNLAFDIIIAKIAGFDDIMQQKTAKLTQILPKDMVAHILNFIANNKDNGDIKSYAQAIQLYFKGRELDESAFYHGVSIIKKQYINLLQISGLLFYERDKIKERLKSAPMNANLLTTLAYLQIFTNEFDESFKIYNRLIDEFKQDDAATLFLASVAATGANSPNNAIALLELTNLTDPSAIENRVALGFLYQQINNLDAAIIQYKKVGNTSHKNEFYDFEIINEPR from the coding sequence GTGGCTGAAAATAACGAAGAAGAGGTCTTAGTTCTTCGTCCTCCTGGTGAGGCGCTAGATGATGATGGTGCAAAGTCTGAAGAGATAGTATCGTTAGATGAGCTTACTGCACAACAAGAAGAGCAACCTGAAGATCAGGTCGTTATCGAGCCACCCAAAAAGGGACTTGATAAGAAAAAAATTATGATTTTTGGCGGCATAGGCTTGCTTGTGCTTTTGATTATCGTCATTTTACTTGTGGTTTTACTAAAAAAAGATAAGTCAAAAGATGGCGTTGGTGAGCTTATACAGCGCATTGAAGAGCGTCCAAAAACACAAGACTTTGGAGCTTCAAAGATAGATGATATGATAAATAAGGCAAATTTGCTTTATGAAAAGGGCGATAAATTTGAAGCACTAAAAATTTATGAAAGTATCGCAGCTTATAATCAAGCTCTTTCAAACTACAATCTTGGCGTATCTCAGATGAAGCAAGAAAATTTCAAAGATGCTGTAGGCTCGTTTGCCAAAGCAATAGCTAATCGCGAAAATACAAGTGTTAGCGCTATAAATGCCGCTGTTTGCTCGCTAGAGCTAGGCGATGAACAGCAGTTTGACTACTACATAGACCTTGCGCACTCATTTTTGCAAAACGAGACATCATCCCCGCTTTATCACTACTATTACGCGCTTATTCACTACTATAAAGGCAACTATATAGAGGCTTTGCATGCTTTAGAGCACCCTAGTAGTGAGTATTACAAAGATAGATATGACTATCTTGCAGCAAAAATTTTAACCGCTCTTGGTAGAAATGAAGATGCGATAAAGCGTCTTGAAAAGCAAGATAGCCTAAACTCAAATATCACTCTAGCACAGCTTTATGCAAATGAGGCGAAATTTGACAAGGCTAGGGATTATCTGGCAAAGGCTGTTAAAAACACAACTCAGCCAGATCTTATCAAGATGACAGCAGCGATAATAGACCTAAAAACCGGCTTTTACGCTGATGCTGCAAATTTTATAGGAGAGGTTAAGGATGTAAATGCAAGCCTGCCAAGCTCGATTTATAAGATAAAAGCCAGACTAAGCCCAGAGCTTTTTGATGTAAATATGGCACAAGCACACTTTAAAGATGATATGTTTTTTAATAAAACTCGCCGATACGAGACGCTGTTTTATTTTGCGCCTTATAAGGTTTTTGACGCTAAACAGACTATGAATCAGATACGAAAGGGTGGAGTGAGTCTCTTTTTAGATGATACAAATGGAGCGAGCGGATATTTACAAAACAGCCTAAATGTCTCAGAAGTAAATTCAAAACTTTCAAGTGCTATAGCAAAAGCCCTAAATTACGAGCTAAAAGCAGCAAATGCTGAGTTTAGTATCTTGGCTCAAACCTACCCAGAGCACTCTATACTTCAGTATAATCTAGCTCTTACTTATGCCCAGCTTGGAAACTTTAGTCTTGCCGCAAAGCACTTTTTAACAAGCTATCATCTGGATCAAAACAACTACTTAGCAGGCATCTTTCATATCATCTCAACCGATGTAACTAACTCGCTAAATCCAAAATTTATAGAAGCCATAAGTGAAAATTTAGAGTCTCAAAATAATATCCCGAATGAAAATTTGTATGCCGCGCTTTTAGCTTTAGTAAATTCAAACCAAGCTTCGATGATACGATATTTAGAGGAGCAAAAAGAGGACACTACGCTAAATTTAGCTTTTGATATTATCATTGCTAAGATAGCTGGATTTGATGATATAATGCAGCAAAAAACGGCAAAGCTCACTCAAATTTTACCAAAAGATATGGTTGCTCATATTTTAAATTTTATCGCAAACAACAAAGATAATGGCGACATAAAGTCCTATGCACAGGCTATACAGCTATATTTTAAGGGTAGAGAGCTTGATGAGAGCGCGTTTTATCATGGGGTTAGTATTATTAAAAAGCAATACATAAACTTACTGCAAATTTCAGGCTTGCTTTTTTATGAGCGCGATAAGATAAAAGAGCGATTAAAAAGTGCTCCTATGAATGCAAATTTGCTCACAACGCTTGCTTATTTACAAATTTTTACTAACGAATTTGATGAGAGTTTTAAAATTTATAATAGACTGATTGATGAATTTAAGCAAGATGACGCGGCAACTTTATTTCTAGCTTCGGTCGCGGCAACTGGTGCAAATAGCCCAAATAACGCTATTGCACTATTAGAACTTACAAATTTAACCGATCCAAGCGCGATAGAAAACCGTGTAGCACTTGGCTTTTTATATCAGCAGATAAACAACTTAGATGCTGCTATCATACAGTATAAAAAGGTCGGTAACACAAGCCATAAGAACGAATTTTATGATTTTGAGATTATAAATGAGCCTAGATGA